Proteins found in one Lycium ferocissimum isolate CSIRO_LF1 unplaced genomic scaffold, AGI_CSIRO_Lferr_CH_V1 ctg8930, whole genome shotgun sequence genomic segment:
- the LOC132045992 gene encoding uncharacterized protein LOC132045992, giving the protein MVEPYRGWRLFFDGAVNYKVFGIATVLISKNVRHYPMATKLKFRCTNNMAEYEAYILGLRMALDMDINELLVIENFDLLIDQVERKWATKNDKILPYVNLAQRVCKKFRKIEFQHTLRAQNEFADALATIASMIQHPESSHIDSLEISLKEEHVYCSHVEVEPDGKPWYNDIKTYLEKQEYPEGITSGRKKTIRRMANGFFLNKEVLYKQTLDLGLLRCMDAIEATKL; this is encoded by the coding sequence ATGGTGGAGCCATACAGAGGTTGGAGATTGTTCTTCGACGGAGCAGTCAATTATAAGGTTTTCGGAATCGCAACAGTTCTAATATCAAAGAATGTAAGACACTACCCAATGGCTACAAAGCTCAAATTTCGttgtaccaacaacatggctgaaTACGAAGCTTACATTCTAGGCCTCAGGATGGCACTGGATATGGATATAAATGAATTACTGGTCATCGAAAATTTTGACTTACTGATCGACCAAGTAGAAAGAAAATGGGCcaccaaaaatgataaaatcCTGCCATATGTAAATTTGGCACAAAGGGTGTGcaagaaatttagaaaaattgAGTTCCAACATACCCTAAGAGCTCAGAACGAATTTGCCGATGCATTGGCCACAATAGCATCAATGATCCAACACCCCGAAAGTAGTCACATTGACTCGCTGGAGATAAGTCTGAAAGAAGAACATGTCTACTGTTCCCACGTGGAAGTAGAACCAGATGGCAAACCATGGTATAATGATATCAAGACATATTTGGAGAAACAGGAATATCCCGAGGGCATCACAAGTGGGAGAAAGAAAACCATTAGGAGGATGGCCAATGGTTTCTTTCTAAACAAAGAAGTGTTGTATAAACAAACGCTGGATTTGGGTTTACTCCGATGCATGGACGCCATAGAAGCCACAAAACTCTGA